Proteins from a single region of Carettochelys insculpta isolate YL-2023 chromosome 17, ASM3395843v1, whole genome shotgun sequence:
- the KIF3B gene encoding kinesin-like protein KIF3B: MSKLKSSESVRVVVRCRPMNVKEKAASYDKVVDVDVKLGQVSVKNPRGTANELPKTFTFDAVYDWNSKQFELYDETFRPLVDSVLQGFNGTIFAYGQTGTGKTYTMEGVRGDPEKRGVIPNSFDHIFTHISRSQNQQYLVRASYLEIYQEEIRDLLSKDQSKRLELKERPDTGVYVKDLSSFVTKSVKEIEHVMNVGNQNRSVGATNMNEHSSRSHAIFVITIECSEVGLDGENHIRVGKLNLVDLAGSERQAKTGAQGERLKEATKINLSLSALGNVISALVDGKSTHIPYRDSKLTRLLQDSLGGNAKTVMVANIGPASYNVEETLTTLRYANRAKNIKNKPRVNEDPKDALLREFQEEIARLKAQLEKRSVGKRKRRERRRDSGEEEEEDGEEGDEGDDKGDYWREQQEKLEIEKKAIIEDHSLVAEEKMRLLKEKEKKMEDLKREKEAAEMLGAKIKAMESKLLVGGKNIVDHTNEQQKILEQKRQEIAEQKRREREIQQQMESRDEETLELKETYSSLQQEVDIKTKKLKKLFSKLQAVKAEIHDLQEEHIKERQELEQTQNELTRELKLKHLIIENFIPLEEKNKIMNRSFFDEEEDQWKLHPITRLDNQQMMKRPVSAVGYKRPLSQHARMSMMIRPEARYRAENIVLLELDMPSRTTRDYEGPAIAPKVQAALDAALQDEDEIQVDASTFESMSSKKSKSRPKTGRKSGGSSSSGTSGSQLYPQSRGLVPK; encoded by the exons ATGTCTAAGTTAAAGAGTTCTGAATCTGTCAGAGTAGTGGTGCGTTGCCGGCCAATGAATGTCAAAGAGAAAGCAGCTTCATACGATAAAGTTGTTGATGTGGATGTCAAACTAGGGCAGGTATCAGTGAAGAATCCCAGGGGAACAGCTAATGAGCTCCCTAAAACTTTCACCTTTGATGCTGTCTATGACTGGAATTCCAAACAGTTTGAACTTTATGATGAAACCTTCAGACCTCTGGTGGATTCTGTTCTTCAAGGGTTCAATGGGACTATCTTTGCCTATGGACAGACTGGGACAGGGAAAACATACACAATGGAAGGAGTGCGTGGTGATCCTGAAAAAAGAGGGGTCATTCCCAATTCATTTGATCACATCTTCACCCACATCTCTAGATCTCAGAACCAGCAATATTTGGTTAGAGCGTCTTATCTGGAAATATACCAAGAAGAAATCAGAGATTTGCTGTCAAAGGATCAGTCCAAGAGGCTGGAACTGAAAGAGAGACCAGACACGGGTGTGTATGTGAAAGATTTGTCATCTTTTGTCACAAAAAGTGTCAAGGAGATTGAGCACGTCATGAATGTGGGGAACCAAAACCGCTCAGTTGGGGCTACCAATATGAATGAACATAGCTCCCGTTCCCATGCTATTTTTGTGATCACTATTGAGTGCAGCGAGGTGGGACTTGATGGAGAGAATCACATCCGCGTAGGAAAGCTCAACCTGGTGGACCTTGCAGGCAGTGAACGCCAGGCCAAGACTGGAGCACAGGGGGAAAGATTGAAGGAAGCTACCAAGATTAACCTCTCTCTTTCAGCTTTGGGTAATGTTATATCAGCCCTAGTAGATGGCAAAAGCACTCACATTCCATACCGGGACTCAAAACTAACTAGGCTACTTCAGGACTCACTAGGTGGCAATGCCAAGACTGTGATGGTGGCCAATATAGGCCCTGCCTCCTACAATGTAGAGGAAACTCTTACAACCCTGCGATATGCCAACCGTGCCAAAAACATCAAGAACAAACCAAGAGTTAATGAGGATCCCAAGGATGCACTACTACGAGAATTCCAGGAAGAAATTGCTCGGCTCAAGGCACAATTGGAAAAACGGTCTGTTGGCaaaagaaagaggagagaaaggagaagagatagtggggaagaggaagaggaggatggagaAGAAGGTGACGAAGGGGATGACAAAGGTGACTActggagggagcagcaggaaaaGCTGGAAATTGAGAAGAAAGCTATTATAGAAGATCACAGTTTGGTGGCAGAAGAAAAGATGAGACTGCTAaaagagaaggagaagaagaTGGAGGATTTGAAGCGAGAgaaagaagcagcagaaatgctggGTGCCAAAATCAAG GCAATGGAAAGCAAGCTCCTTGTTGGAGGGAAAAATATTGTGGATCACACAAATGAACAGCAGAAGATTTTGGAGCAGAAACGCCAGGAAATTGCAGAACAG AAACGTCGGGAGCGAGAAATCCAGCAACAGATGGAAAGTCGGGATGAGGAAACACTGGAGTTGAAAGAGACCTATAGCTCCCTACAGCAAGAGGTGGACATCAAAACCAAAAAACTCAAAAAG CTCTTTTCCAAATTGCAAGCTGTGAAGGCAGAGATCCATGACCTCCAAGAGGAGCACATCAAAGAGCGGCAAGAACTGGAACAGACCCAGAATGAGCTTACTAGGGAGCTAAAGCTAAA GCACCTGATTATTGAAAACTTTATTCCCCTGGAGGAAAAGAACAAGATCATGAACAGATCCTTCTTTGATGAAGAGGAAGACCAGTGGAAACTGCATCCCATAACCCGACTAGA TAACCAGCAGATGATGAAAAGGCCAGTGTCAGCAGTGGGATACAAGAGGCCTCTGAGTCAGCATGCCAGGATGTCCATGATGATTCGTCCAGAGGCTCGGTACAGG GCAGAAAACATTGTGTTACTGGAGCTAGATATGCCTAGTCGAACAACTAGAGACTACGAGGGCCCAGCCATTGCTCCTAAAGTGCAGGCTGCTCTGGATGCAGCTCTGCAGGATGAAGATGAAATACAGGTGGATGCCTCCACTTTTGAGAGCATGTCAAGTAAAAAATCGAAATCCAG GcctaaaactggaaggaaatCCGGGGGATCCTCTTCCTCAGGGACCTCCGGGTCTCAGCTCTACCCACAGTCCCGGGGGCTCGTTCCTAAGTAA